From the genome of Muricauda sp. SCSIO 64092, one region includes:
- a CDS encoding response regulator transcription factor, with the protein MSKKILIVDDEPNIVMSLEYAFKKKDFQVFIARDGTEALEIARAELPHVILLDIMMPKMDGYETLKQIRKNKELKRTKVIFISAKSKPADVEKGLGLGADSYVTKPFSIKKVITDVEKMIV; encoded by the coding sequence ATGAGTAAAAAGATTTTAATAGTGGATGATGAACCCAACATTGTAATGTCGTTGGAATATGCTTTTAAAAAGAAGGATTTCCAGGTTTTTATTGCCAGGGATGGTACCGAAGCACTGGAAATCGCCAGGGCAGAATTGCCCCATGTTATCCTTTTGGACATTATGATGCCCAAGATGGATGGGTATGAAACGCTAAAACAGATTCGAAAAAATAAGGAATTAAAACGGACCAAGGTCATTTTTATATCAGCAAAAAGCAAACCTGCCGATGTTGAAAAGGGATTGGGACTTGGTGCCGATAGTTATGTGACCAAACCCTTTTCCATAAAAAAGGTGATTACCGATGTAGAAAAAATGATAGTCTAA